The following coding sequences lie in one Cyanobacterium sp. Dongsha4 genomic window:
- the psbX gene encoding photosystem II reaction center X protein, producing MTASLANFLWSLVWGAAIVVIPVTIGLIVVSQADKIR from the coding sequence ATGACTGCTTCTTTAGCTAATTTTCTTTGGAGTTTGGTTTGGGGTGCTGCGATCGTAGTTATTCCTGTTACTATTGGTTTAATTGTCGTTAGCCAAGCTGACAAAATCCGTTAA
- the fabG gene encoding 3-oxoacyl-[acyl-carrier-protein] reductase, giving the protein MVKLLPDNLQKLKEQVAIVTGASRGIGKATAIALAEEGAKVVINYANSSQSAEELVKDIIDAGGDAIAVQADVSQLEQVEAMIKTTTDKWGRIDILVNNAGITRDTLMLRMKLEDWQKVIDLNLTGVFLCCKAVSKIMLKQRSGRIINISSVAGQMGNPGQANYSAAKAGVIGFTKTLAKEFASRGVTVNAVAPGFIETDMTSGLEAEEILKAIPLNRYGKPEEIAGMIRFLAADTASSYITGQVFNVDGGMVM; this is encoded by the coding sequence ATGGTTAAATTGTTACCTGATAACTTACAAAAATTAAAAGAGCAAGTGGCAATTGTTACGGGAGCTTCCAGAGGCATTGGAAAAGCAACCGCCATCGCCCTAGCGGAAGAAGGAGCGAAAGTGGTGATTAATTATGCTAACAGTAGTCAATCTGCAGAAGAATTAGTTAAAGATATTATCGATGCTGGAGGAGATGCGATCGCAGTTCAAGCCGATGTTTCTCAACTGGAGCAAGTAGAAGCCATGATCAAAACTACTACTGATAAATGGGGACGTATAGATATATTAGTCAATAATGCAGGAATTACTCGTGATACATTAATGTTGCGAATGAAATTAGAAGACTGGCAAAAAGTAATTGATTTAAACCTTACAGGGGTCTTTTTATGTTGTAAAGCTGTTAGCAAAATCATGCTCAAACAAAGAAGTGGAAGAATTATCAATATATCTTCAGTAGCAGGACAAATGGGTAATCCTGGACAAGCTAACTATAGTGCCGCAAAAGCAGGAGTTATCGGTTTTACCAAAACCCTCGCCAAAGAATTTGCCAGTCGGGGAGTTACCGTTAATGCCGTAGCCCCCGGATTCATTGAAACGGATATGACAAGTGGATTAGAAGCCGAAGAAATTTTAAAAGCCATTCCTCTTAATCGTTACGGTAAACCAGAAGAAATCGCAGGAATGATTCGCTTTTTAGCCGCCGACACTGCTTCTTCTTACATTACAGGGCAAGTATTTAATGTTGATGGTGGTATGGTTATGTAA
- a CDS encoding TldD/PmbA family protein, whose product MKEKDYPQFLSQLIHSYKDNVDFLSIRLESSQGSNIKMRNGQIENISEGTSIGGQIRACHKGGWGFATFNDLTQIADCISDAISAAQLIGDDETLLAEVEPIQISCQMPLKGTNPRLIHLSEKRDLVARCDRILNSYHEDITSTSVRYSDSQQKVVLATSEGTLIEQTWIDSEMRFSATAKRGELVQTGRETTGTRRGFEDLLNLDKQIESAAKRAVNALDLPTVKGGTYTVVIDPILAGLFVHEAFGHLSEADMAYENPDLLEVMTMGRKFGGEFLQIFDGAQPEGHRGSYYYDDEGVSATTTQLIKDGVLVGRLHSRETAGKLGEKPTGNARCLNYHYPPIVRMTNTWIGRGNTPVKDLFSNIKEGVYAGNWLGGMTNGEMFTFTAGEAWMIRDGVIAEPVKNVTLSGNVFKTLANIEAIGDDFYWDESGGCGKGGQNGLAVGCGSPSLRIKDVVIGGEN is encoded by the coding sequence ATGAAAGAAAAAGACTATCCGCAATTCCTATCGCAATTAATTCACTCTTATAAAGATAATGTTGATTTTTTGTCCATTCGCCTAGAGTCATCTCAGGGAAGTAACATCAAAATGCGTAACGGGCAAATTGAAAATATTAGCGAAGGCACTTCAATTGGAGGACAAATTAGAGCTTGTCATAAAGGGGGATGGGGTTTTGCTACTTTTAATGATTTAACTCAGATAGCGGATTGTATCAGTGATGCCATTTCTGCCGCTCAATTGATTGGTGATGACGAAACACTCCTCGCAGAGGTTGAACCCATCCAAATAAGCTGTCAAATGCCCTTAAAAGGAACAAATCCACGCCTGATCCACCTCTCAGAAAAACGGGATTTAGTGGCAAGATGCGATCGCATCTTAAATAGTTATCATGAAGATATTACCAGCACCAGTGTTAGATATAGTGACAGTCAACAAAAAGTAGTTTTAGCCACCTCCGAAGGCACGTTAATTGAGCAAACATGGATAGACAGTGAAATGCGTTTTAGTGCCACTGCAAAACGAGGGGAGTTGGTACAAACAGGGAGAGAAACCACAGGCACAAGGAGAGGCTTTGAAGACTTACTCAACCTTGATAAACAGATAGAAAGTGCCGCAAAAAGGGCAGTTAATGCTTTAGACTTGCCTACCGTCAAAGGAGGAACTTATACTGTAGTTATTGACCCTATCTTAGCAGGATTGTTTGTTCATGAAGCCTTTGGACATTTATCCGAAGCAGATATGGCTTATGAAAACCCCGACTTACTGGAAGTGATGACAATGGGGCGTAAATTCGGCGGTGAATTTTTACAAATTTTTGACGGGGCGCAACCAGAAGGACACCGAGGCAGTTATTATTATGATGATGAAGGTGTAAGCGCTACTACAACTCAATTAATCAAAGATGGGGTATTAGTGGGGCGTTTACATTCCAGAGAAACGGCGGGTAAACTAGGGGAAAAACCCACTGGTAATGCCCGTTGTTTAAACTATCATTATCCTCCCATCGTGAGAATGACTAATACTTGGATAGGTAGAGGTAACACCCCCGTTAAAGACTTATTCAGCAATATAAAAGAAGGGGTTTATGCAGGAAACTGGTTAGGAGGTATGACAAATGGGGAGATGTTTACCTTCACCGCAGGGGAAGCATGGATGATCCGAGATGGTGTAATAGCTGAACCTGTGAAAAACGTTACTTTATCGGGAAATGTCTTTAAAACCCTTGCCAATATAGAAGCAATTGGGGATGATTTTTATTGGGATGAATCGGGAGGATGTGGTAAAGGAGGGCAAAACGGTTTAGCGGTTGGTTGTGGTAGCCCTAGTTTACGCATCAAAGACGTAGTAATTGGTGGTGAAAATTGA
- a CDS encoding histidine phosphatase family protein: MSTRVIIARHGQSSYNAQKMIQGRCDESVITEKGEKQAQLLGEALKDVKLGAFYSSPLQRAYKTAQIVQSLNQYKPSITVMEKLREINLPEWEKWKKEDVKREFPEAYRTWKEKPDELKMTFEGKEFYPVLDLYQQAQEFWQEIIPNHDGETILITAHNGINRCLILTALGMSPAYYHCLQQSNCCVNVLNFTGNFGDSVQLESLNQIGHLGTPLPDFRPEQKQGLRLLLVRHGETEWNRMSRFQGVKDIPLNDNGRQQAEKAAEFLKDVQIDFAVTSPLSRPKETAEIILKHHPHVNLTTKKDLEEISHGLWEGKLETEIEAEFPGLLAQWKAKPETVQMPEGENLQQVWERAISSWQEIVQENIEEGKMKTGLVAAHDAINKVIICYLLGLESANFWNIKQGNGAVTVVDYPHGLNGKPILQAVNLTNHLSGGLFDKTAAGAL; the protein is encoded by the coding sequence ATGTCCACTCGTGTAATAATAGCTCGTCATGGTCAAAGTAGTTATAACGCTCAAAAAATGATACAAGGGCGTTGTGATGAATCGGTGATTACGGAAAAAGGAGAAAAACAAGCTCAATTATTAGGGGAAGCCCTCAAGGATGTTAAATTAGGGGCATTTTATAGCAGTCCATTACAACGAGCTTATAAAACCGCTCAAATTGTTCAATCTCTCAATCAGTATAAACCTTCTATCACTGTGATGGAGAAATTGAGAGAAATCAACTTGCCTGAGTGGGAAAAATGGAAAAAAGAAGATGTCAAAAGAGAATTTCCTGAAGCCTATCGCACTTGGAAGGAAAAACCTGATGAGTTAAAAATGACTTTTGAGGGTAAAGAGTTTTATCCCGTATTAGACTTGTATCAACAAGCACAAGAGTTTTGGCAAGAGATTATTCCTAACCACGATGGCGAAACCATTTTAATTACTGCCCATAATGGTATTAACCGTTGCTTAATTCTCACCGCTTTGGGAATGTCTCCAGCTTATTATCACTGTTTGCAACAGTCTAATTGTTGTGTAAATGTTTTGAATTTCACGGGGAATTTTGGAGATTCTGTGCAGTTAGAATCTCTTAATCAAATTGGACATTTAGGTACACCATTACCAGATTTTCGCCCTGAGCAAAAACAGGGGTTAAGATTATTATTGGTACGTCATGGGGAAACAGAATGGAATAGAATGTCACGTTTTCAGGGTGTTAAAGATATTCCTCTCAATGATAATGGCAGACAACAAGCGGAAAAAGCGGCTGAGTTTCTCAAAGATGTGCAGATTGATTTTGCAGTAACTAGCCCATTATCGCGTCCGAAGGAAACCGCAGAGATTATTCTTAAACATCATCCTCATGTCAATTTAACCACTAAAAAAGATTTAGAGGAAATTTCTCATGGTTTATGGGAAGGTAAATTAGAAACGGAAATTGAGGCAGAATTTCCCGGTTTATTGGCACAATGGAAAGCAAAACCTGAAACTGTACAAATGCCTGAAGGCGAAAATTTACAACAAGTGTGGGAGAGAGCGATCTCATCTTGGCAAGAAATCGTCCAAGAGAATATCGAAGAAGGCAAAATGAAAACGGGTTTAGTTGCCGCTCATGATGCTATAAATAAGGTAATTATCTGTTATTTATTAGGGTTAGAATCTGCTAACTTTTGGAATATTAAACAAGGAAATGGTGCAGTAACAGTTGTTGATTATCCTCACGGTTTAAATGGAAAACCGATTTTACAGGCAGTTAATTTAACGAATCATCTCAGTGGTGGTTTGTTTGATAAAACTGCGGCTGGTGCTTTATAA
- the rpsT gene encoding 30S ribosomal protein S20 encodes MANSKSALKRIQINERNRLRNKAYKSAVKTLMKKYFQAVEAYTTSPSDELKQAVQTCQSAAYSKIDKAVKRGIYHKNNGARKKARLARAFSKANQAQAS; translated from the coding sequence GTGGCTAATTCAAAATCTGCTCTCAAGAGAATCCAAATTAACGAACGTAACCGCCTTCGTAACAAGGCTTACAAATCTGCGGTTAAAACCCTCATGAAAAAATATTTTCAAGCGGTAGAAGCCTATACAACTTCTCCTAGTGATGAGTTAAAACAGGCTGTACAAACTTGTCAATCTGCGGCATATAGCAAAATTGACAAAGCAGTTAAAAGAGGTATTTATCACAAAAATAACGGTGCAAGAAAAAAAGCTAGATTAGCTAGAGCATTTTCTAAAGCAAACCAAGCACAAGCCTCTTAG
- a CDS encoding TatD family hydrolase, producing MQLIDTHVHINFDVFQEDLDLVSSRWQSVGVNKLIHSCVEPQEFDRIKELSEKFPELYCSVGLHPLSANKWEGETTYQQLLEFAQSSPKVVAIGEMGLDFYKDNQPELQKEVFWKQLEIAYQLNKPVIIHCRDAATALRDILVRFNQEHGKITGVMHCWAGNPEETQWFLDLGMYVSFSGVVTFKNAKTVHQSASIVPDDRLLIETDCPFLAPTPHRGKRNEPSYVIHVAEKLAQIRGQSVDAIASQTTKNACKLFNL from the coding sequence ATGCAACTGATTGATACTCATGTACATATAAACTTTGATGTCTTTCAGGAAGATTTGGATTTAGTTTCCAGTCGTTGGCAATCGGTTGGGGTAAATAAACTTATCCATTCCTGTGTTGAACCTCAAGAGTTCGATCGCATCAAGGAATTATCCGAAAAGTTTCCTGAGTTGTACTGTAGTGTGGGTTTACACCCCCTTTCTGCCAATAAGTGGGAAGGAGAAACTACCTACCAACAATTACTAGAGTTTGCCCAATCCAGCCCCAAAGTGGTGGCAATCGGAGAAATGGGCTTAGATTTTTACAAAGATAATCAACCAGAGTTACAAAAAGAAGTTTTCTGGAAACAGTTAGAAATTGCCTATCAATTAAATAAACCCGTCATTATTCACTGTAGAGATGCGGCTACCGCCCTACGGGATATTTTAGTAAGATTTAATCAAGAACACGGTAAAATAACAGGAGTGATGCACTGTTGGGCAGGAAATCCAGAGGAAACTCAGTGGTTTCTTGATTTAGGAATGTATGTTAGCTTTAGTGGAGTTGTGACTTTTAAAAATGCCAAAACCGTCCATCAAAGTGCGTCTATTGTTCCTGATGATCGTCTTTTAATCGAAACCGATTGTCCTTTTTTAGCTCCTACTCCCCATCGTGGTAAACGCAATGAGCCTTCATATGTGATTCATGTAGCGGAGAAATTAGCACAAATTAGGGGACAATCAGTAGATGCGATCGCATCCCAAACAACCAAGAACGCCTGTAAATTATTTAACCTCTAA
- the rpoB gene encoding DNA-directed RNA polymerase subunit beta, whose protein sequence is MKTQELLPDLIEIQRSSYKWFLEHGLIEELNSFTPITDYAGKLELHFIGEKYRLKEPKYHIEEAKKRDATYSVQVYVPTLLLNKETGERKEQEVFIGDLPLMTDRGTFLINGAERVIVNQIVRSPGVYFKSEVDKNGKRTYSASVIPNRGAWLKFETDKHGVVWVRIDKTRKISAQVLLKAMGLTDREIMDRLRHAEFYHKTLEKEGNPSTDDALMELYRKLRPGEPPTVSGGQALLESRFFDPKRYDLGKVGRYKMNKKLRLTVPYNVRVLTIEDILSVVDYLINLEFDIGQVDDIDHLGNRRVRSVGELLQNQVRVGLSRLERIIRERMTVGDPNTLTPAALVNPKPLVAAIKEFFGSSQLSQFMDQTNPLAELTHKRRISALGPGGLSRDRAGFAVRDIHPSHYGRICPVETPEGPNAGLIGSLATYARINEYGFITTPYYKVENGKVRWDLTPEYLTADEEDDKRVAPGDISTDEEGNILGESVPIRYRQEFSTTTPNQVDYVAVSPVQIVSVATSMIPFLEHDDANRALMGSNMQRQAVPLLRAERPLVGTGLEAQAARDSGMVIVSRHYGKITYVDAKTIRLKTKEGEELVYNLQKYERSNQDTCLNQKPLVDEGEEVVPGQVLADGSATEGGELALGNNITVAYMPWEGYNYEDAILISERLVQEDIYTTIHVEKHEIEARQTKLGPEEITREIPNVGEDALLNLDEQGIIRVGAWVESGDILVGKVTPKGESDQPPEEKLLRAIFGEKARDVRDNSLRLPNGEKGRVVYVRVFTREQGDELPPGANMVVRVYVAQKRKIQVGDKMAGRHGNKGIISRILPREDMPYMPDGSPVDIVLNPLGVPSRMNVGQVFECLLGWAGEHLGYRFKMTPFDEMYGEEASRNTVNGLLKDASKKPSKDWIFDENNPGKIQLYDGRSGEPFDRPVTVGKAYMLKLVHLVDDKIHARSTGPYSLVTQQPLGGKAQQGGQRFGEMEVWALEAYGAAYTLQELLTVKSDDMQGRNEALNAIVKGQPIPHPGTPESFKVLLRELQSLGLDVSVHKVVEGSEHVEVDLMDASSRAPKRPTYKEDYSLSSLGQDDDEEL, encoded by the coding sequence ATGAAAACCCAAGAACTGTTACCAGATTTAATCGAAATTCAACGCTCTAGTTACAAATGGTTTTTAGAGCATGGCTTAATCGAAGAACTCAACAGTTTTACGCCTATTACTGATTATGCAGGAAAACTAGAATTACACTTTATTGGGGAGAAATATCGCCTCAAAGAACCAAAATACCACATCGAAGAAGCAAAAAAAAGAGATGCAACTTACTCAGTACAGGTATATGTACCTACATTGTTGCTAAACAAAGAAACAGGAGAAAGAAAAGAACAAGAAGTATTTATCGGTGATCTACCATTGATGACTGATAGAGGTACGTTTTTGATCAATGGTGCAGAAAGGGTAATTGTCAATCAGATAGTGCGATCGCCGGGGGTCTATTTTAAATCAGAGGTGGACAAAAACGGAAAAAGAACTTACTCCGCCTCCGTCATTCCTAACCGTGGTGCATGGCTAAAATTTGAAACTGATAAACATGGTGTAGTGTGGGTCAGAATCGATAAAACCCGCAAAATCTCAGCCCAAGTATTATTGAAAGCTATGGGCTTAACAGATAGAGAAATTATGGATCGTTTACGCCATGCGGAATTTTACCATAAAACTTTGGAGAAAGAGGGCAATCCTAGTACAGATGATGCTCTCATGGAACTTTACCGCAAATTACGCCCCGGTGAACCTCCAACCGTAAGCGGTGGACAAGCCTTATTAGAAAGTCGCTTCTTTGATCCTAAACGTTATGATTTAGGGAAAGTTGGACGCTACAAAATGAACAAAAAACTGCGTTTGACTGTTCCTTATAACGTAAGGGTATTAACCATTGAAGATATTTTATCTGTTGTTGACTATCTCATTAATCTTGAATTTGATATTGGGCAAGTAGATGATATTGATCACCTCGGCAATAGACGAGTCAGAAGTGTGGGAGAATTATTACAAAACCAAGTCAGAGTCGGTTTATCCCGCCTAGAAAGAATTATCAGGGAAAGAATGACCGTTGGTGATCCTAATACCTTAACTCCTGCGGCTTTGGTTAACCCTAAACCTTTAGTAGCGGCCATTAAAGAATTTTTTGGCTCGTCTCAGTTATCTCAATTCATGGATCAAACCAATCCTTTAGCTGAATTAACCCATAAACGTCGTATTTCCGCTTTAGGACCTGGGGGCTTAAGCCGAGATAGAGCAGGTTTTGCCGTGCGAGACATTCACCCTAGCCACTACGGACGTATTTGCCCTGTGGAAACTCCCGAAGGACCTAACGCAGGTTTAATCGGTTCTTTAGCTACCTATGCCAGAATCAATGAGTACGGATTCATTACTACTCCTTACTATAAAGTTGAGAATGGAAAAGTCCGTTGGGATTTAACCCCTGAGTACCTAACTGCTGATGAAGAGGACGATAAAAGGGTTGCTCCGGGTGACATTTCTACCGACGAGGAAGGGAATATTTTAGGGGAATCTGTACCCATTCGTTACCGTCAAGAATTTTCTACCACAACTCCGAATCAGGTGGATTATGTAGCAGTGTCTCCTGTACAGATTGTTTCTGTAGCTACCTCTATGATTCCTTTTCTGGAGCATGATGACGCTAACCGCGCCCTGATGGGTTCTAATATGCAACGTCAAGCTGTTCCTTTATTACGGGCGGAACGTCCTTTAGTGGGTACAGGTTTAGAAGCCCAAGCGGCAAGAGATTCTGGGATGGTAATTGTTTCCCGTCATTATGGCAAAATTACTTATGTAGATGCAAAAACTATTAGGCTCAAAACCAAGGAAGGAGAGGAGTTAGTTTACAATCTTCAAAAGTATGAACGTTCTAACCAAGATACCTGTTTAAATCAAAAGCCTTTGGTTGATGAAGGAGAAGAGGTAGTACCCGGACAGGTATTAGCCGATGGTTCTGCTACCGAAGGGGGAGAGTTAGCATTAGGTAACAATATCACCGTTGCTTATATGCCTTGGGAAGGTTATAACTACGAGGATGCGATCTTAATTAGTGAAAGACTGGTTCAAGAGGATATTTACACCACTATTCACGTGGAAAAACACGAAATTGAAGCCCGTCAAACGAAATTAGGTCCGGAAGAAATTACCCGTGAAATTCCTAATGTGGGAGAAGATGCCTTACTCAACCTCGATGAACAAGGGATTATCCGTGTGGGTGCTTGGGTAGAATCAGGAGATATTTTAGTGGGTAAAGTAACCCCTAAAGGTGAATCGGATCAACCACCAGAAGAAAAACTGTTACGAGCAATTTTCGGGGAAAAAGCCAGAGATGTTCGTGATAACTCCTTACGTTTACCCAACGGTGAAAAAGGAAGGGTTGTCTATGTACGAGTGTTTACCCGTGAACAAGGTGACGAGTTACCCCCTGGTGCAAATATGGTAGTCCGTGTATATGTGGCTCAAAAACGCAAAATCCAAGTGGGGGATAAAATGGCAGGTCGTCATGGTAATAAAGGGATTATTTCTCGCATCCTCCCCCGTGAAGATATGCCCTATATGCCCGATGGAAGCCCCGTGGACATCGTTCTAAATCCTTTGGGTGTTCCTTCCCGTATGAACGTGGGACAGGTGTTTGAGTGTCTTCTAGGGTGGGCAGGTGAACATTTAGGCTATCGCTTCAAGATGACTCCTTTTGATGAAATGTATGGAGAGGAAGCGTCTCGAAATACTGTCAATGGCTTGTTAAAAGATGCCTCGAAGAAACCAAGTAAAGATTGGATTTTTGATGAGAATAACCCTGGTAAAATTCAACTTTATGATGGCCGCAGTGGTGAACCATTTGATCGCCCCGTGACAGTGGGTAAAGCCTATATGCTCAAATTAGTTCACTTGGTGGATGATAAGATTCACGCTCGTTCTACTGGTCCTTACTCATTGGTGACACAACAACCTCTCGGTGGTAAAGCTCAACAGGGTGGACAAAGATTCGGAGAGATGGAGGTATGGGCATTAGAGGCTTATGGTGCGGCTTATACTTTACAGGAATTATTGACAGTCAAATCCGACGATATGCAAGGACGAAATGAAGCCTTAAATGCGATCGTTAAAGGACAACCAATTCCTCATCCCGGTACACCTGAATCCTTTAAGGTACTCTTACGAGAATTACAATCTCTAGGTTTAGATGTTTCTGTCCATAAAGTGGTAGAAGGTAGCGAACACGTAGAAGTTGACTTGATGGATGCTTCTAGTCGAGCACCTAAGCGTCCTACCTATAAAGAAGATTACAGTTTATCTAGTTTAGGTCAAGATGACGACGAGGAGTTGTAA